In Desulfobacterales bacterium, the genomic stretch CCCTATTTCAAGCTCCAGTCAAGCCCGAATGGCCGGCCCGGGGTCCGGGGAACCGGATGCGCGCCCACGGATTTCCCTGGTCTCATCCTTGCATTCTTGAAAATTTCCAGTATAGATGTCATTCCATGGAGCCTGCCGCGCCCTCCGGTCCGGGCCGGCAACGCCTCTTCCCCTTGCCCTTGAGACCTGAATGCTGCGCGAACTGATCATCAAAAACCTGGCCCTGATCGACTCGCTTCATCTCTGTTTCGATCCCGGCCTGACGGTACTCACCGGTGAGACCGGGGCCGGCAAGTCGATCATCCTCCAGGCCCTGACCCTGCTGGCCGGCGGCCGGGCCTCGGCCGCCTGGGTCCGCAGCGGCTGCGACAGGGCCGGCGTGGAGGCGCTGTTTGAGATTCCTCAAGAACGCGATCATCTCCTGAAAAAGATCAACGACCAGGGGGTTGGGTGTGACAACGCCCTGATCGTAAAACGGGTTCTCGCCGCCAGCGGCAAAAGCCGGTACTATTTAAACGGCAGCGCAGCCACTGCCAGACAGGTTAGCGCAATTGTCGCCGATCTGGTCAGTATCGCCGGCCAGCACGACCAGCAACGGTTACTGGCCCCGGCCCACCACCTTGATTTCATCGACGCGGCCGGCGACCTCTGGGGCCTGCGCCGGGAACTGGCCGAGCTTTTCGCAGACTGGAGCGAACTCAAGACCCGCTACCAGCGGCTGCTCAAACAGGAGCAGGAAAAGGAGCAGCGCCGTGATTTTCTCACCTTTCAGTGCAACGAGATCAAGGACGCCGGTCTCCTCCCCGGGGAAGACGAGGAACTGCAGAATGAAAAGGACCGGCTCAGGTCAGCGGATACCCTGAAACAGCTGGGCTGGGAATCCTACCACCAGCTGGCCGACACGGTTGGTGATACCCTGCGGCAGGTGCGGCGCAAGGTGGAGCAGATCGGCGAGATCGACCGCTCGGCCGGAGAACTTGTTGAGGCGATCGTTGACAGCAGTTTCCAGGTCGAGGATCTGACCGAGCGGTTGCGGGGCTACCTTGACACGATTCCCGACGATCCCTCCCGGCTCGAGGAGGTGGATACCCGGATCGACCAGTTGCAGCGGCTGAAACGAAAGTACGGCGGCAGCCCGCCGACCCTGGAACAGGTCCTGGCCCACGGGTCGGCCTGCGCGCGGCAACTGAACGAACTGGAGACCATGGACCGGACCAGGGCGGAGCTGGCCGGTAAGCTGGGCAAGGCGGAAGAGATCCTGCGGGCAAAAGCGGCCCGGCTTTCCGCGGCCCGGCGGAAACAGGCCGGTAAACTGGCCGCGGCCATGGAGCGCGAGCTGGCCTCGCTCAGCTTTGAACATACCTCCTTTGCAGTGGCCTTTGCCCCGGGCGCGAACCAACTGGAGGAACTCACCCCCACCGGCTGGGACCTGCCGGAGTTCATGTTTTCGGCCAATCCCGGCGAACCGGTCAAACCCCTGGCCCAGATCGCCTCGGGCGGCGAGCTTTCCCGGTTGATGCTCGCCTTGAAATGTATCCTGGCCCGCAAGGACCAGGTGGAGACGGTGCTGCTTGACGAGGTTGACGCTGGAATCGGCGGCCGGGCCGCCGGGGCCCTGGCCGGAAAGATCAAGGAACTGGCCGGCCACCACCAGGTGCTCTGTATCACCCATCTCCCCCAGATCGCGGCCCGGGCCGACAGCCATTTCCTGGTGAGCAAGGGACAGAGCAACCGCCGGACCAGGACCGGGATATCCCGGCTCGACCGGCAACAACGGCTCCACGAGATAGCCCGGATGCTGGCCGGTGAAACAATCACCGGACCGACCCTGGACCATGCCCGGGAATTGCTGGCAAGGGACAGTGAACAGTGACCCCTTACCCCTGAAGGAACATACCGACCATGAGTTCATCTTCGATAACCGCCCTGGCCCTCTTCTCCGGGGGCCTGGACAGCCTGCTCGCCTGCCGGACAGTGATGGCCCAGGGAATCCGGGTCCAGGCACTGAAATTCGTTACCCCTTTTTTCGGCTACGATCTCCTGGCCCGCGAACAAGAGTACATCCAGGAAGTAAAAGAGAAATATGACATCGATCTCCGGTTGATCGACGTTACCGGGCCCTACCTGGAGCTGCTCCGGGCCCCGGTCCACGGCTTTGGCAAACATTTCAATCCCTGCGTGGACTGCAAGATATTTCTTCTCTCCCGGGCCCGGCGAATGATGGACCGGTTCAAGGCCTCCTTCCTGATCACCGGCGAGGTGATCGGCCAGCGGCCCATGTCCCAGCGCCGCGACACCCTGTTTCTGATCCAGCGGGACAGCGGCTGCAAGGAGATCCTGGTCCGGCCGCTCTGCGCCAAAAA encodes the following:
- the recN gene encoding DNA repair protein RecN translates to MLRELIIKNLALIDSLHLCFDPGLTVLTGETGAGKSIILQALTLLAGGRASAAWVRSGCDRAGVEALFEIPQERDHLLKKINDQGVGCDNALIVKRVLAASGKSRYYLNGSAATARQVSAIVADLVSIAGQHDQQRLLAPAHHLDFIDAAGDLWGLRRELAELFADWSELKTRYQRLLKQEQEKEQRRDFLTFQCNEIKDAGLLPGEDEELQNEKDRLRSADTLKQLGWESYHQLADTVGDTLRQVRRKVEQIGEIDRSAGELVEAIVDSSFQVEDLTERLRGYLDTIPDDPSRLEEVDTRIDQLQRLKRKYGGSPPTLEQVLAHGSACARQLNELETMDRTRAELAGKLGKAEEILRAKAARLSAARRKQAGKLAAAMERELASLSFEHTSFAVAFAPGANQLEELTPTGWDLPEFMFSANPGEPVKPLAQIASGGELSRLMLALKCILARKDQVETVLLDEVDAGIGGRAAGALAGKIKELAGHHQVLCITHLPQIAARADSHFLVSKGQSNRRTRTGISRLDRQQRLHEIARMLAGETITGPTLDHARELLARDSEQ